In Tautonia rosea, the genomic window TCCTTGATAGATCGCGACGATCGGGTGGTCAAAGTCAAGCGGATCGAACTCCGGTGCACCCGCAAGTTGCTCGCTGATCTCATCGCCTGAGGAAACAACGTCCCCAATGCGAGCCGGCAAGAACCCGGGACCTTCGAAGGTTTCCGAGCCCGGAATTCCTGCGAAAAGGTTCGCGTTATACTCGTCCGCCTGGAGCCGATCTCCACCGAAGAGAACCAGGCCGCCTCCTCGACGCAGGAACCGGTCGATCGCTTCAATCTCTCCTCGGCTAAAGCGAGCCACGTTGCAGAGGAAGATCACATCGTAACGCTCCAAGTCGCGGCGGGTCAGTTGCGACTCGGTGACGACCTCGACTCCGATGGGCGAGGGGGTTCGATCGGACCCTTCGGAAGGGCTCAGCGCCTGTGCAAGGTAATCCGTTTCCGACTGGAACGGTTCCGGGTTGTAGTCGCCATTGACGAGCAAGACTTCCAGCGAGTCTCGAACCGGCACGGTCAGTCGCCGAACGTCGTCGACCGCGAGTCGATCTTCGTCGAGCCTGACTTCAACCACATGGTCGCCGGGATCCTCGAATCGATACGAGAAAGCCACGGGAACATCCTGGCCGGGCGGGAGATCAACCCGCCGTTCCGGACCGAGACGGCCATCAATGACCAACTGGGCGCGGACACCCGTTTCAACCTCCGAACCGAAGTTCGCCAGTCGAGCCGTGATGACTACCGGAGGCCCGTCTCGCACGACGATCGGAGCATCGAGCTTCAAGTCGATGACTGCTCGGTTCGATCGGCCAGTGTCTCCCAGGTCAACGACGACACAGTTGGCTCGATCCTCTTCCAATGCGGCCACGTTTCGCTTCAGGGCGTTTTCCCATTCTGGATCGACCTGCCAGGTGGCGGCTTGCAAGTCGCTGAGAAAGAGCACTTCCTTCTGAGGAATATCGGAAGTCGCCAGGACCTCTCGGAGTTTCGTAAATGTGGCGTCGAGATCACCTTTGCCGTGAGTTGGCTGGAGCTGTTTGAGTTCCTCGCGAACCTCCGCATGATTCGGAGAGGGAGCGCCGATGACCACCTTCGGCGGATTCCCGAGCATGAGAACGCTGATGGCGTCACCATTGCGTGCC contains:
- a CDS encoding BatA domain-containing protein, encoding MTSLPLLAIGFANPFLLWGLAAAAVPLLLHLLNRRRYREESWAAMRFLLAAIRKNQRRIRLEHWLLLAVRTLLVVCVVLALAQPFLESIGAVPLLAGKRTHRVLVLDGTMSMTHTSAERSRFSRATEYADAYIQGARNGDAISVLMLGNPPKVVIGAPSPNHAEVREELKQLQPTHGKGDLDATFTKLREVLATSDIPQKEVLFLSDLQAATWQVDPEWENALKRNVAALEEDRANCVVVDLGDTGRSNRAVIDLKLDAPIVVRDGPPVVITARLANFGSEVETGVRAQLVIDGRLGPERRVDLPPGQDVPVAFSYRFEDPGDHVVEVRLDEDRLAVDDVRRLTVPVRDSLEVLLVNGDYNPEPFQSETDYLAQALSPSEGSDRTPSPIGVEVVTESQLTRRDLERYDVIFLCNVARFSRGEIEAIDRFLRRGGGLVLFGGDRLQADEYNANLFAGIPGSETFEGPGFLPARIGDVVSSGDEISEQLAGAPEFDPLDFDHPIVAIYQGAAAQVVSGLTAVRSWRSHDLLVPEGSTARRVMDFTDGRPAMLTMRRHRGTVVQVATTADDDWTTWPLHPSYPPVLEQMTYFAASGRMAQRNVAVGQGLDQAIDTNSLNAVASVLRPDGREEPGRLADEGDGARFLFEGTDLSGVYLARVGPPVAQELTFAVNPDPVESDLSRVDASTLSVLFPRWTFSSWDGGPVDRSEAAAVGRRGELHRGLLITVLGLLLGESTLAWWLGRRR